gtttattttgtgtttggTTATGCAATTTGTGATATATTCATGATCATGATATACCTTTTTTGTTGAGGATCGTTATTATGTAGGGCCTGCTAAAAAGGAAAGGGAGGAGCTGACATTATGGAAAAAAGACAAGGACAAAGTTTAAACTTTGTCTCAGAATGTGATGTTCATAAGAATGAGATTCAGAACTAAAATTATAGCTTTGAGTTCAACTTGTGGTAATGAAGCAACAATATACTAAAGAGTTTAATTTGTTACAGATGGTGGCCCTTACGGGGAATGTAATTTTGTAAGAATATTAATGGAAAATTGATTATAGATCAAGTATCAGTTAACTCTGGTGAGCAGGATGTAACTGGCGCTGAGGGTGAGATGAGCAATGCAAAAATGAAATAGCCCAGGTAAAAGTGGCCAGTACCCGATATTGCCCATTCCTTTTGGTCATGGCCTACCAGGCCGCCTAGGCCACCTGCAGTACCTCCTTCATCACCCCCCAAACTACCAACTAACACATTCTAAATAGCTGTAACCCTTTATTGGCCAGCTGTCTAAGAGGTGCATTGCAGACCGTAGAGCAATTAGTCGAAGTGGGGTCTTTGGTGGAGAAGGATTTGAATTCAAAGAGAGACTACTGGGCTAAAGTGAATCAGCTCAAGTCATCAACTGAAGGAAAAAAGGGGCTTCATCCCGATTTGACCGATGCCCAAGGTCAACACATTTCATTGATACAATCAAACACTCCTCTACTACTCAAAGTGACAATAGATGTAGGAAATTATCATATTGAAGCAGTCATACACACTGGCTCAACGATGACTCTCATGCAAAAGCAATTATGGGAAGCTGTGAGGGAACCAGAAGAAAGGTTGCTGCAGAATTCAAGGAGGACGTTCATGGTGGCAGATGGAACAGCTCATGAGTCAGAAGGTAAAATCCACATAACATTTGAATGGCATGGAAAGAGGCGGACTTTTAACACATACATAATGGCCAATAAAAGCCTAGCATTCCCTTTTGTCCTTGGACTGGGAATGAACTGGGCGAACTGGAGTACAGCTCAATGTTGCTGCAATGAACTATGAGCTAAAGGTAAAAGGTTAAATTAGAGTATATCCATTTCTTCAGCAACCACAATGGGTGCAACCGTGTATTCTAAAGGAGCAATCAGTTACCACTTTATTTATGGCTGTGCAAAAGAATGAGGCTGAAGAACCTGAGACGTTGGCTTTGGCCACCGACATGAAAGACTTAATAGCAAGACATCCACCAGAAGTTTATGCACTCCTGATAACATGGACGACTGTCTGTTCACAAACTTTAGAGGGAGAACCAATCAAACCACTCATCGAATTATCACAACGGACGATATCCCTGTTCACTCAAAAGCCTGTAGATTTTCACCATTGAAGAGAGAGGTCATGGAGAGAAAGATTCATAAGATGTTACGAGATGGAATCATTGAGCCTATCCGATGCCTCTCATTCATGAAATATTGGAGTCTTTACAAGGTGTCCAATATTTTAATACCCTTGACTTGAAATCAGGATACTGGCAGGTTGAAATGGAATCAAGCAGCACGGAGAAAACaacctttattacttttttgaatTGTTCCATTTCCTGACCATGCCCTTTGGATTGAAAAACCCTGGTGCCACATTTCAGAGATTGATGGAGAAGGTTTTGGAAAAGCTCAAAGAGAAGCTGTGTTTTGTTTACATAGATGACATAATTGTCAACAACAACATTTAAAAGACCTTGAAACTGTTTTCCGGGAGCTTAAAGGGCTAACCTTACCCTCAACCTGTAAAAGTGCTGCTTCATGAAAACAGAGCTCAAGTTTTTGGGACACATGGCGTCCGAAGAGGGAGTAAAAGTTGACTCTGCCTTCAATTCTTCTAAAACAACCTCCCGTTTTACAAGATGGACTCTGAGACTTCAACTTTTTTACTTTCAAGTACAATACCGCAAGGGACAGGTGAATGTAGTGCCCGATGCATTATCAAGAGTTCAATGCCACGGTCTCCCAGTAATCATGTATGTTAATGAGAAAACCTCCTCTTGGAGTCTTGAATGAACAAccattttatggcaaaaatattaAAAGCCCAGAATAAGAATTACCTGGTGGCCTGATGTTCGCAAAGATGTGTGGAAGCATGTAAGAGAATGCACGGTTTGCCAAAAGTACAAACCTGCCAATACCAAACCCTCTGGTTACCTTCAATCCACAGAAATAGATGAGCCTGGATACATGTTGGGGATGGACCTTATGGGTCCCCTTCCCAAGAGTAAAAAGGGAAATGTGTATCCTCTGGTAGTTGTTGATTATTTCTCCAAGTGGGTAGATCTGTTCCCCATCAGAGATAGCAAAACCAACCACATCTGCCAGATTCTTCTAAAGGAAATATTTACTAGATGGGGAGTTCCAAAGTTCCTTTTATTCGACCGTGGACCCCAATTCCTAAACCAGCTGATGGAAGATCTGTGCAAAAGATGGGGCATAACAAGGAAGGTCACCAAAAGTTACCATCCACGAACTAACCTGTCAGAGCGATTCTACAGAACCATTAATACCATGATTGCATCCTTTGTAGGTGAAAACCATCGTGAGTAGCTGGCAGAATTCCGTTTTGCTATTAACTCTGCTCCCAGTGAGACCACAGGGCACTCACCAGCTGAAATAGCACTGGGCAGGTGATTGAAGGGTCCATTGGAACAATTGATTGCTCCTGCCCCTAAAATGGGTTGAGAAAAGCACATGCCAAACAAGCCAAGTATTATAACGCCCAACGCAAACTCATGCACTTCTTAGAGGGTATGAGTTCGTTCCCATCCAATATCCAAAGTAGATGGGTACTTTTCATCCAAATTGGCCCCTAAATGGGAAGGCCCCATGAAGATTAGAAGGAAATTGGGGCCAGTGAACTACTTGAATGGAGTTGAATGGAGTTCAGGGGAGAAGATGGACAATGTGAATGTGGTCAACATTAAACGGTAGTTTGGGGAAAATATCCCAAAATAACCTCTGTTTGGGGGGGACCCTATGACACTACCTTTATAGTGCcttaaacaattttattttactttacaattaCCATTTAAGatcattgtttattttgtgtatggTTATGCAATTTGTGATATATTCATGACCATGATATACATATTTTTGAGAATCTTTATAATTAAGGGCCTGCTAAAAAGGAAGGGGAAGAGCAGTGATTTTGGAAACAAGATTGTTTGGTGTGGCAGGGAGACAACACTGTGTCTTAAGAGTAGCAAAGCTTTTTCATGATTTAAGAAATTATCCCTTAGACGTCATGTGATATGTGCATAGAGTAGAGCCTTTTTACATGCATTTCTTTGGACTAAGCACTCTCTAAAGGACTCCCGGCACTtggagatttttttgcttggAGATTTTCAGTCTGTGAAATACTCTTCTCTTTTTGGAGATAATCTCAGAGGACATTTGTTACTTTTTTTTCAAAGCAGAACAACCCTTGGACTGATgagtataatttttttatttgatttctaGAGACTTTGTGTCTGCAATGATGagatgtgtatgtgtttgtagaCTATGGGTTTTTGGGGATACCATGTCACTTTGTGTATAGCCGTTTCAGATTTGTTCCCTTCATATATtgtttaatttgaattatataaatgtttgaAGAGTGTAAACTTTGTCTCAGAATGTGATGTTCATAAGAATGAGATTCAGAAGCAAAATTATATATTTGAGTTAAACTTGTGGTAATGAATCAACAGTATACTAAAAAGTTGAATTTGTTACAAGGTGTGTACTACTTCATGTGTCGCTGTAAGAAAcgacaagcagatgacatcagacTACAGCGAGAGCGATATGAAACCAAACTCCTCCGAAAGATCTCTTGCGGTTCTCTGATGTCATCTGATTGTCATCTCTCGCAGCATTGTGTAAAGTTGAgcacaccaaaaaaaaaaaaaaaaactcacaaCAGCTGAACTTGACAGAATATCAACGGTTACAACCCTAACTTGCATCATTTGCCAAAGACGATTACATTTAAGTGACATAAGACAGTTACTGACTTTGTTGGACATGTtagtttattgtatttacatCACCTTGaataaaattgagtttaaaCAAGGTCACTTGTGTGCAATTTTTAAATAGAACAATTAGCAATCATTTTGATAGCACGTGCAAACATCAGTCAATCATTAAATCCATAAAAGTACTTAAGtaaactttaataaaacatGTGTTCACTTACCAACTCTGCTGGCTTTTTCCCAGTTCAGTTCAAATGACCGTTTCAATCACACTCACTTTTCAAATTCTGTTCAAGACAGCAGCGCCCGCCCACTTTTCGACATACAGGTTCCGGGAGTATTTTCATTCACTTTTCCTCATTGGATATTTGTTGCTTTGCAGCGTTATAAGCCATTAATCATGTACAATATTCaatctgaaataaaaaaatatttgaaaacttgacaaaaatacaaaagtaTGAGACTGGGTTACAGCCAACTGGGTAAATAAAACTACAATCCTATAAAGCACTGCAAATGCCTTTTGGCCAACTTTGCTCTGATAGGCAAATTTCGCATATCCGGGTTTTTGAAATCCTGACTGGCATGAGCCAGGTTAACAGATGCTGATTCATGTGGAAGCTATGCGTTTCTGGAAAACCTGTCATGAATGGCAACACGTTTCTGTCATCTCTCAAATATATTTAATCTTTTAATCACATCTGTTAAATTTGTCATCATCTTAATATATATTAACCACCTGGTAATAGAGTAACCATAGAGTAAGTAGAAATGTGCAACGCAACAACACTAATGAATTCATTTCATAGTTAATTTGATATGTAATTAAATAATATGTGGTGTTAAATTATGTCTTATAGTTTAATTTAATCTGTCAGGATTAGATATAATATTGAATGTAGAATTTAATATCTAATAAAAAATCTAAGTGGAAAATGTAAAAGTATGTTAATCAATTACAGTTGATTTTCATAATTTAGATAATTAAATATGTATTGTTGCCTTAACTTGAAGACATAAGACCCAGGATGTAAACAGGAAGATAAAAATATCTTGAATTTTAatcaaaaatttttttaaagtaggtCAAGATCGGCTATACTTATGTGGCCCACATAATACTCCATTAGACATCTGGCCCATGTGTTGGGTGCCGTTTTCAACCCAGTGCCATCTCTGCCAAACCCGGGCCATGTTTGGCCCACATGCTATTAGCCAGTGCCCTATGAATGCCAGCTATGCCAGACGAATGCCAAGTCTGTGCCAGATTTGTTTGCTGACTAGGGTAATATATAGAAACAAATACAGTGCAGTGCAAAAAATATGTAACAACATTATAAATGATATTTATAACAAACTTTCATGTGAATTATGGACAGGATATGTTGTTTTTAACCAAACATATTagtatataattttaaatagtaaaatgttttaaatcaggATTAACCCTTTATATGAATccatttaaaaaagtgtattttatgTGGTGTTTTATGCATGCGTatgatgaaacggtctataattGCATTGGATAGGGCCCCATTTTTAAAGCCTTAGAAGACATTAAATACATGATtggttaatttttttgttatagatgaatgtgctatacaaatgaGGCACTATGCCATTATGAAGCTGAAACGCCAGGATATTGTTTAATATAATTCCAactgtgtttggctgaaataTGTCATATACACCAAGGATCGATTGACGATAAATAAAATATTGGCTAGTTTTCATTTAAGTAcattattttctttcattttaaagactTTTGGTGTCTGCAGCCCTATTATACTGGACTATATAGCTCTGGGTTATATGAATGTTGCAATTGTTATATAAGATGCAAATAATCCAACCTTTATAAGCCAATTATTATAGCCAATTTTATATGCAATCCTTATGAACAATAGAAAcctgtttttgttattttaagcttcttttgttattttatacTCCAATATTAAATCCCTCCCACTCCCAAGTGTTTTGTCTATATActccagtggttctcaacgttattcctggaggcccactgctctgcacattttgtatgtctcccttatttaacacacctgattcaaatcatcggctcattagaagagatcttatgaactgaactgattgtgtcagatgagagagacatacaaaatgtgcagagcagtgggcctcaaGGAACAGAGTTGAGAACCATTGTTatactcgatggaaaagctaaccaagccaaagtgaggtgagctgacccgaccttaACCGTGGGGaactatgcaatggaaagcaCTTTAGAGTGTTACTTTAAATAGAGAAATGTTATTAGTATATTGATTCAACCATCCTTGCCTACCATCAAATAGAAAGAATAGGCAAAAGGTACTTAATATCTGTACTATAAAAAACAGTACAATATCTTAAAAAAACTTCACCGTGTTAACAGTATGTTACATAACTGGTTGGTGTTATGTATGACAATGCTAAGCTTGTTTCTGGCTATGTGAAGAGGTTAAAACTggtaatgttttatttacaaGTCAATTAGTGGTTTCACTCCTTATTTGTCTTTCAActtatttattacaaatgtaGTGGATGGGTacaacctaatgctttttggttttggcttaATCATTAAagaatatttgagtttgattaatcatattttatacaagcaacacacacatctgctacaaatgaccattttaagtttgtttttagtacttaccattcttggacaattacaccaaacatgacagaagtgcaaacgttacaactaactgtgcattcacaccagccgcggaagaggcggcaagcgcggatgATATACATGctaagtcaatgcaaacacgcgattaggcatcctgtggCGCGGTACACGCGGTAGCCGCGGCGCGGATGTCGCGGAAGGCGCGGGGCGTTCCgcacgaattgagcgttgccgcgggaaacgcgcgagttcaaaaatctgaactttggcggaattccgcgccgcgttaaccaatcaggagcttgctgtagtagtgacgtgattacaggaagcgagcggagtggtgtagtctccgcggagtcgcagaagcccctcccatgacgcggatttccgcgtgaatttctcgaatgactagaatttcacccgCGGATTTCACGCgagaatgaagcgagtgaactcaaatgttcaagcgtccaactaatgttgccgcctcttccgcggctggtgtgaacccacagttacactctggggtcgactgcGGCgtgggcgccgcaaactctttatttttcaatcactccgcaaagagacttaaattactctgctgagttttgacatacagatatgatttatacatcatttaaaacgttaaagtgtctagtttttttctgtccactcccaataaaaagagaatgttgtgcttttcgcaaaattaagaaaataaacatgatgcccgttttgttctctctccctcagtgaagtccttttagaaacgcgtcagaaaaataaactgtaacttaacgaatactacaaaagataaatgtctacataatgcttggaatgtctccttttaaatgatgtaagtgagattgaaaacagatattgtcattcggtgtaaacggaggagaagtaccgtatttctccagttacctcattatctgtaatgagaagagatcgccacacccccgcgccattgaagtgaatgagcagaaacatccatatgcatgactcctgcctcctgcagtcaatggatacgcAATACATAATCCAGTCTCTCCACTCCTTGTTCTTTTATCCGagtgcaccaaacatgacatctaaatccttatttacttgcgtatgtgtgtcagtatctccagacgcgaatgttttctttgtcttccgtcaaacagttgacgcgacgggaacgcacatacacaaacacgcgagtcaggaaactcgacgcgctttttcgtattcttataaaatatgcgattgcaaacagtacaatccttatttagttgcgtctaagcatCTCAGCACCgcaagtttattaaactcaggatcactcgcatgtgcacacgtttactgcattcatgatcaacacgtgaggtaatggcggcggctgtaaacaaacattgataagtttatcacgcttgtcctttgttgtgtttctactataatgattacaaaaacaccaATAAGAGTCCAGATAatgataggcagttgttcttttgagctttttactgcacaaaagtaaacctctcgctggccaaccaaacactaaccctgtgttgaagtgtgttcattttacgatggccaaacagtatgtttaccatgattaggctactatggtttttaaaaggtaacttatacttatgaaattaatagaaaatatttcaatagaaatatatatatatataatgtgtgtgtgtgtgtgtgtgtgtgtgtgtgtgtgtgtgtgtgtgtgtgtgtgtgtgtgtatttacattatattaaaaagtaaaccttatcatggttttactacagagaaagttacattcctgttgaacatccccacaaggctcattatgtggctcattattcaactcttttgtctctcagctgtcaatcactgattattcaggagctttcccgcctccatgcatacagccgttcccaagcaaaagtgtcttagaaattgtaaatcaatatcttgctttatgtgattgagtaggccatatgattttcacatcactttgaagaaaaaactctagactactagatcctgttttgaaaagtcttgggaaaacatgtttagaatgagttttgtggagttatatcagtgacttaaaatttttgctttttcaaaaaccacgcataaacatttttctctcaaaaatacaaacatgtacatacatgttgattatatgatattgtagcctagtttgtgctgaacacagtgctatgagacttttgccattaatatggttttaagcaactgaaaaaagcataaatgtcagtgcatgtcaaaacttccccagggccctaaaaaccccttagaccccagagggttaattgtaacaggcagggggttagttatAACACTtgataaaatatttcaatactattttgtctatatacttgaagtggatattgtttatatatctgtctataataaaCAGGTATCTACACTTTTCATCCCTTATATAaccatagttcaattataaatggatacaaatgtctaaatatgtgaaaacagcagcacaattatgacaaaaaaaaaaaaatatatatatgtgacccagtctgtaaaaatcaaacttaagtctcaaaatcaaattcaGAGATAATGAAAATCAAAGTTGGATTTTAGCcattaatttcattatgattttaatctttgacattaccttattcaatcaatattaaagatatgaacaaaaataaatttggacACACAATtattgataagacaggcacatttattttgttgtcaGCCAGCAATCAatagtgtgtagcctatttaaaacaacggcaagcattagcgttacaactaaccccgctgggtgaaaatattttcaagcctaccaaaaagttgctaagagctatTTTCAAAttatgctatgttttagtcaacaagacactgattaagatGATATAAAATTGGTTTTgttatcttacacacccaactcagaaacataaaaaacatatgatgaaaaaatttacttacatgccaccaaaaacCTCTTTAATcaataactaatatttttttgtaatcaaTATTGTACTTTGGTATTTGTTGCTGTCCTATTGGCCAGGTCACATTGTTTTGCTCATGGCATTAGTGGTCATAGTGTAATGATTGGTTTAACTAGATATTAATACAATTGTCTAAACAGAAAGGTGCAAAACAGTAAAGGACATTTTTACACCTTTCAAAAATGTAAAGATAAACTCACACTTGGTCGTCCATGAAGATGTTGCCTTGACTAAATTTGATGGACGTCCCCTCCAGCTCTAATGTGACTGAGGTGAAAGTAACCGAGCCATTCACAATTGTTCTTTGCATTTGGATGTTAAAATCTGAGACATGTGTGTCACACATCCCAGCCAGAATGTGGTTACATGTGTCAGCCATTTGATAGAAATGACCATCAAAGGTCCTGAAGTGAAAATTTCCCCAGGTGCTACAGATGGTGGATTGATGATCCGGATTAGGTACTGCCAATTCAAGAGAGagcatttattaatgtttgtttgtagTAGTACACTTTTAGTGAACAAATATGCACAATGTAGTTTTCTAATCACTGTAAAAACTGAATCAGGCTATTTCAGCgtttaaaaatctattttcaaTTTTTAATACCTGACGTTGTCACCAGATTTGGCACAGTGGGGGAGACTGAAAATAGAAGACAAATGAAAATTGTCATTGTTTTGCCATATTCTTTAAGCTATGTACtgttaaaagtaaaagttggattaaTTTTACATCAGttgtaaaaaaatgatgtttttttcaacataatttttttaactataaGTGAAAAATATAAGTTGGAAATATATTTTAGGTGttgaagtaatttttacaaaagttaGGTGAAGTTTTTTCACCTTAAAATTTCCACGTAAAGTAAGAAAGTAtaagttaaaatattattattaaaaatataagtaaTTTATCTATTAGTTGGCAAGTTGAATTGTAGAAACAGTTGAAATGACCCATCATAGTTTATGAGGTTTACTTAACCAGTAATTAAATTGTATTTAATGTATAGTTTAAGACACATACAGTGGGATCCAAAAGTCTACCATATAAAAAtcttatttaaaacattaaacgcTGTGAATTTGTtgaaacattgtgtgaacagcGCAACAGcccatgggtttgaacccacactggaaccccattcacacagacctttggtcccagaaaatacccgtaaaattgccagacaagcatctgtgtgaacacaaaatcgtcccgttaatcttctgggatcgttgccggaaagaggacctagtcagatatacggaaaaccctctgtgtgaataAGAAGCTGAAAgaatgccgtaatgggcgtgtcgtacaaaagttatggttcagctccttaaaacgagagataacatgcatataaacattcaccacgagaaatgttgcaaactagattgaagcagttatcaggaaatgataaatgagacgcataaacaatgacgcacgtgccgtagtgaggacgcgcttgtcatggcaacatgaagttggttcaactctttaaaatgagggatttacaaca
The DNA window shown above is from Paramisgurnus dabryanus chromosome 23, PD_genome_1.1, whole genome shotgun sequence and carries:
- the LOC135787766 gene encoding mucin-6-like, which gives rise to MTIFICLLFSVSPTVPNLVTTSVPNPDHQSTICSTWGNFHFRTFDGHFYQMADTCNHILAGMCDTHVSDFNIQMQRTIVNGSVTFTSVTLELEGTSIKFSQGNIFMDDQVVSIPMNQNRIKIEGSSSSVKISKYGVTVEGDHSMVIQRHGRCPYQLNPAKKFHFPLAISVKNRYNDKC